From a single Paenibacillus sp. FSL W8-0426 genomic region:
- a CDS encoding GNAT family N-acetyltransferase, with translation MAAEISYAQTEEQLQQALDIRHDVFVVEQQVPAEIEIDDYDVISADVHHALLHVDGQAVATGRLVYYADDTAKMQRIAVLKSHRSFGYGRVLLLAMEERARELGLAYSVLDAQCQAQAFYEKLGYEVISAEPFYDAGILHVRMRKSL, from the coding sequence TTGGCAGCGGAGATTAGCTATGCACAGACAGAGGAACAACTTCAACAAGCGTTGGACATTCGCCATGATGTATTTGTGGTAGAACAACAGGTCCCGGCTGAAATCGAGATCGACGATTATGATGTCATTAGCGCGGACGTGCATCACGCATTGCTTCATGTGGACGGACAAGCCGTTGCGACGGGCCGTTTGGTCTATTATGCTGACGATACGGCCAAAATGCAGCGCATCGCCGTGCTTAAATCCCATCGCTCGTTCGGCTACGGCCGTGTGCTTCTGTTGGCCATGGAAGAGCGGGCGCGTGAGCTGGGCCTTGCTTATTCCGTGCTGGATGCCCAGTGCCAAGCACAAGCTTTTTACGAAAAACTGGGATATGAAGTGATCTCCGCAGAGCCTTTTTACGATGCAGGCATTCTGCACGTCCGGATGAGAAAAAGCCTGTAA